In Pseudomonas oryzicola, one DNA window encodes the following:
- a CDS encoding NADPH-dependent 2,4-dienoyl-CoA reductase, producing the protein MAADRYPHLLAPLDLGFTTLRNRTLMGSMHTGLEERPGGFERMAAYFAERARGGVGLMVTGGIAPNDEGGVYSGAAKLSTAEEADKHRIVTEAVHAAGGKICLQILHAGRYAYSPRQVAPSAIQAPINPFKPRELDEAGIEKQIADFVNCAVLAQRAGYDGVEIMGSEGYFINQFLAAHTNQRTDRWGGSYENRMRLAVEVVSRVRAAVGPNFIIIFRLSMLDLVEGGSTWDEIELLAKAIEQAGATLINTGIGWHEARIPTIATKVPRAAFSKVTAKLRGVVGIPLITTNRINTPEVAEAVLAEGDADMVSMARPFLADPDFVNKAAAGRSDEINTCIGCNQACLDHTFGGKLTSCLVNPRACHETELNYLPVRSVKRIAVVGAGPAGLAAATVAAERGHAVTLFDAASEIGGQFNVAKRVPGKEEFHETLRYFRNKVKSTGVDLRLNTRVDVQGLVAGDYDEIILATGIAPRTPAIPGVEHAKVLSYLDVLLERKPVGKAVAVIGAGGIGFDVSEYLVHQGVATSQDRDAFWKEWGIDSQLEARGGVAGVKPEPHAPARQVYLLQRKKSKVGDGLGKTTGWIHRTGLKNKQVQMLNSVEYLGIDDAGLHIRVADGEPQVLAVDNVVICAGQEPLRELQEGLVAAGQSVHLIGGADVAAELDAKRAINQGSRLAAEL; encoded by the coding sequence ATGGCCGCCGACCGCTACCCACACCTGCTTGCCCCGCTGGACCTGGGCTTCACCACCTTGCGCAACCGCACCCTGATGGGCTCGATGCACACCGGCCTGGAAGAGCGCCCTGGCGGCTTCGAGCGCATGGCCGCGTATTTTGCCGAGCGCGCACGAGGCGGCGTAGGCCTGATGGTCACGGGTGGTATCGCGCCCAATGATGAAGGCGGGGTGTACTCCGGCGCGGCCAAGCTCAGCACCGCGGAGGAGGCCGACAAGCACCGCATCGTCACCGAGGCGGTACACGCCGCCGGCGGCAAGATCTGCCTGCAGATCCTGCACGCCGGGCGCTATGCCTACAGCCCACGGCAAGTGGCACCCAGCGCGATCCAGGCGCCGATCAACCCGTTCAAGCCCAGGGAACTGGACGAGGCGGGGATCGAGAAGCAGATCGCCGACTTCGTCAATTGCGCCGTGCTCGCCCAGCGGGCCGGCTACGATGGCGTCGAGATCATGGGTTCGGAAGGCTATTTCATCAACCAGTTCCTCGCCGCCCACACCAACCAGCGCACCGACCGTTGGGGCGGCAGCTATGAGAACCGCATGCGCCTGGCCGTGGAAGTCGTCAGCCGGGTGCGTGCCGCGGTAGGGCCGAACTTCATCATCATCTTCCGCCTGTCGATGCTCGACCTGGTCGAGGGCGGCAGCACCTGGGACGAGATCGAGTTGCTGGCCAAGGCCATCGAACAGGCCGGTGCGACCCTGATCAACACCGGTATCGGCTGGCACGAGGCGCGCATCCCAACCATCGCCACCAAGGTACCGCGCGCGGCGTTCAGCAAGGTTACCGCCAAGCTGCGGGGCGTGGTCGGCATTCCGCTGATCACCACCAACCGCATCAACACCCCGGAAGTGGCCGAGGCGGTGCTGGCCGAGGGTGATGCCGACATGGTCTCGATGGCCCGGCCGTTCCTGGCCGACCCGGACTTCGTCAACAAGGCCGCCGCCGGGCGCAGCGACGAAATCAATACCTGCATCGGCTGCAACCAGGCCTGCCTGGACCACACCTTCGGCGGCAAGCTGACCAGTTGCCTGGTCAACCCGCGTGCCTGCCACGAGACCGAGCTCAACTACCTGCCGGTGCGCTCGGTGAAGCGCATTGCCGTGGTTGGCGCTGGCCCGGCCGGCCTGGCCGCTGCGACGGTGGCAGCCGAGCGCGGCCACGCGGTGACCCTGTTCGATGCCGCCAGCGAGATCGGCGGGCAGTTCAATGTGGCCAAGCGGGTGCCGGGCAAGGAAGAATTTCATGAAACCCTGCGTTATTTCCGCAACAAGGTAAAAAGCACAGGCGTGGACCTGCGCCTGAACACACGCGTCGATGTGCAGGGCCTGGTCGCCGGAGACTACGACGAGATCATCCTGGCCACCGGCATCGCTCCGCGCACGCCGGCCATTCCGGGTGTCGAGCATGCCAAGGTGCTCAGCTACCTGGATGTGCTGCTTGAACGCAAGCCGGTCGGCAAGGCTGTCGCGGTGATCGGCGCGGGAGGTATCGGCTTCGACGTTTCCGAATACCTGGTGCATCAAGGTGTGGCCACCAGCCAGGACCGTGACGCGTTCTGGAAGGAATGGGGCATCGATAGCCAGCTGGAAGCACGCGGTGGCGTCGCCGGGGTGAAGCCCGAGCCCCATGCCCCGGCGCGGCAGGTTTACCTGTTGCAGCGCAAGAAATCCAAGGTGGGCGACGGCCTGGGCAAGACCACCGGCTGGATTCACCGCACCGGGCTGAAGAACAAACAGGTACAGATGCTCAACAGCGTCGAGTACCTGGGCATCGACGATGCCGGCCTGCACATTCGCGTGGCCGATGGCGAGCCGCAGGTGCTGGCGGTGGACAATGTGGTGATCTGTGCCGGGCAGGAGCCTCTGCGCGAGCTGCAGGAAGGGCTGGTGGCGGCGGGGCAGTCGGTGCACCTGATTGGCGGCGCGGATGTGGCGGCGGAGCTGGATGCCAAGCGGGCGATCAATCAAGGTTCGAGGTTGGCGGCTGAACTCTGA
- a CDS encoding DUF6196 family protein: protein MVNISHETVEDTERRLLRVITQAHVRFFPGSYTFLEFPFSSFPDAACRDALALVRDDQVWSQLVPCGDVEQELFGVFRFHFPQGADNSGFVGWLAMRLKQKFGTGVFVTCGQNRDEGGIFDYWGVPASLASDVFAEIQALVDGRADGEVGVSL from the coding sequence ATGGTGAACATTTCCCATGAAACGGTCGAAGATACGGAGCGCCGCTTGTTGCGCGTCATTACCCAAGCCCATGTGCGATTCTTCCCTGGCTCTTACACCTTTTTGGAGTTTCCGTTTTCATCGTTTCCTGATGCTGCCTGCCGCGATGCGCTGGCGCTCGTACGGGATGACCAGGTATGGAGTCAACTGGTCCCCTGTGGTGATGTCGAGCAAGAGCTGTTCGGTGTTTTCCGATTCCATTTTCCGCAAGGCGCCGACAACAGCGGTTTCGTGGGCTGGTTGGCAATGCGCCTGAAGCAGAAGTTTGGGACCGGCGTTTTTGTGACCTGTGGCCAGAATCGAGATGAGGGTGGGATCTTCGATTATTGGGGCGTCCCGGCCAGCCTGGCTTCAGATGTCTTTGCAGAGATCCAGGCTTTGGTGGACGGCCGAGCGGACGGGGAGGTGGGAGTTTCCTTGTAG
- a CDS encoding LysR family transcriptional regulator, whose translation MDKLKSMAAFVAAAESDSFSAAAAVLGVTPQLIAKQVSNLESQLGLKLITRTTRRQSLTAVGRDYYLRCKAILSDVEDADELAQSASSTPRGKIRISAPYNYGSHRLIPFLTQYLTRYPETEIELELTDRFVNIVEEGFEVVFRLGKPQLGDSAALVQRGLRPFRMFACASPAYLARKGTPLHPEQLVDHDCLGYLFSDRMTDKLWRFTKDRQTFTIPIASRLNVNNTLAKVNAALADFGITLCVEDVLMPYVQRGELVVLFEEFEGPTYPVNLIYPLDRRPSAKLRHFIDEVVAALGSPQA comes from the coding sequence ATGGACAAGCTTAAAAGCATGGCGGCGTTCGTAGCAGCAGCTGAGTCAGACTCCTTCTCGGCAGCCGCCGCCGTGTTAGGCGTGACGCCGCAGCTGATTGCCAAACAGGTCAGCAATCTGGAATCTCAGCTAGGCCTTAAACTGATCACCCGCACCACTCGCCGACAAAGCCTGACCGCCGTGGGCAGGGACTATTACTTGCGCTGCAAGGCTATCCTGAGCGACGTTGAAGACGCCGATGAGCTGGCGCAGTCAGCAAGCTCGACACCGCGCGGAAAAATCCGCATCAGCGCGCCCTATAATTACGGCTCTCATCGACTCATCCCGTTCCTGACCCAATACCTGACGCGATACCCGGAAACGGAAATCGAGTTGGAGTTGACCGACAGGTTCGTGAATATCGTAGAAGAGGGATTCGAAGTCGTGTTTCGGTTGGGCAAACCCCAACTGGGCGACAGCGCGGCATTGGTGCAACGCGGCTTGAGGCCTTTCAGGATGTTTGCTTGCGCATCTCCCGCTTATCTGGCACGCAAAGGCACCCCGCTCCATCCCGAACAACTCGTGGACCATGATTGCCTGGGCTATCTGTTCTCCGATCGAATGACGGACAAACTCTGGCGATTCACCAAAGACAGGCAGACGTTTACGATCCCCATTGCGAGTCGACTGAACGTCAATAACACCCTGGCCAAGGTGAACGCCGCATTAGCGGATTTCGGCATCACGCTGTGCGTCGAGGACGTACTGATGCCTTACGTGCAACGGGGCGAACTGGTCGTACTCTTCGAGGAATTCGAAGGGCCCACGTATCCTGTCAATCTGATCTACCCCTTGGACCGTCGCCCCTCCGCAAAGCTCAGGCACTTCATAGACGAGGTTGTTGCTGCATTGGGTTCGCCGCAGGCTTAA
- a CDS encoding restriction endonuclease gives MAKRSGFEKVIRAIARETAKQQRLNESERRAALRASERAERQRLRAHAIRERDQARYDRQSERAAKQNYIAFREQEVRDANATIRSWVDGLQAILSSTLMVDDTITFDSLRITENPPQFAPAKSLTTVIEGPALEFFTSKVPPLPWYLSFIPRFKARHAEHLKAAKENFQLSQDEHKTRNIKRLETLKSAREAYERGVSEFLEKKALRDSEVDAFRYSYYDGDPESIVAYCSMVLEKSDYPEGFPQNFSLVFLPESKQLVIEYELPTSDIIPEVAEYRYIKSKDEVSTKQRKPAEIKSLYADLIASLTLRCLHELFEADQGEFIEVCCFNGYVDTIDPATGRGVQPHLVSVRTTRETFMEIDLARVDRAVCLRNLGAHVSRSPSEAHPVRPIIEFNMVDKRFVDQQDLASHLTSATNLMDLNPYEFEALVANLFEKMGLESKLTRSSRDGGVDCIAYDPRPVLGGKVVIQAKRYKHTVGVSAVRDLYGTMMNEGANKGILVTTSGYGPDAFEFAKDKPIELIEGGGLLFLLQEIGVEARILMPVD, from the coding sequence ATGGCCAAGCGGAGCGGGTTCGAAAAGGTGATCCGAGCAATTGCTCGGGAGACAGCCAAGCAGCAGAGGTTGAACGAGTCTGAACGCCGCGCGGCACTGCGTGCCTCTGAACGTGCTGAACGCCAGCGGCTTAGGGCACATGCTATACGCGAGCGTGACCAGGCGCGATATGATCGCCAGTCGGAACGAGCCGCTAAGCAAAACTACATAGCGTTTCGTGAACAAGAAGTTCGTGACGCAAACGCGACCATTCGGTCCTGGGTAGACGGATTGCAAGCCATTTTGTCATCAACGCTGATGGTTGATGACACCATCACATTCGACTCGCTTCGCATCACTGAGAATCCACCCCAATTTGCACCAGCCAAGTCTTTGACAACAGTCATTGAAGGACCAGCACTGGAATTTTTCACCTCGAAGGTCCCCCCATTACCTTGGTATCTTTCGTTCATACCAAGGTTTAAAGCTAGACATGCTGAGCACTTGAAAGCCGCTAAAGAAAATTTTCAACTAAGTCAGGACGAGCATAAAACTCGGAATATTAAACGTCTTGAAACTCTCAAAAGCGCGCGAGAGGCCTATGAACGTGGCGTGTCTGAATTCCTCGAAAAAAAGGCTCTCCGCGACTCCGAAGTAGATGCGTTCCGCTATTCCTACTATGATGGAGATCCCGAGTCAATTGTTGCCTATTGCAGTATGGTTCTGGAGAAGTCCGATTATCCAGAAGGGTTCCCCCAAAATTTTTCTTTGGTGTTCCTGCCTGAATCGAAACAGCTAGTTATTGAATATGAGCTACCTACCTCGGACATCATTCCGGAAGTGGCCGAGTATCGTTATATAAAATCGAAAGATGAGGTCTCCACTAAGCAGCGCAAGCCAGCTGAGATCAAATCTCTCTATGCGGATCTCATCGCAAGTCTCACACTGAGGTGCCTCCATGAGCTTTTCGAGGCAGACCAAGGCGAGTTCATAGAGGTCTGCTGCTTCAATGGTTATGTGGATACCATTGATCCCGCAACGGGCCGCGGAGTGCAACCACATCTCGTTTCTGTCCGCACTACACGTGAAACATTCATGGAGATTGATCTTGCCCGTGTCGATCGTGCCGTGTGTCTGCGGAATCTCGGAGCGCATGTTTCCCGGTCTCCAAGTGAAGCGCATCCGGTTAGACCGATCATTGAATTCAATATGGTCGATAAGCGTTTTGTAGATCAGCAGGATCTCGCTTCGCATCTTACTTCTGCAACGAATCTCATGGATCTAAACCCCTACGAGTTTGAAGCATTGGTGGCCAACTTATTCGAAAAAATGGGTTTAGAATCAAAATTAACGAGATCATCGCGCGACGGAGGAGTCGATTGCATTGCTTATGATCCTCGCCCTGTATTAGGCGGCAAGGTAGTTATTCAAGCAAAGCGATACAAACATACAGTTGGTGTTTCAGCCGTTAGGGACCTTTATGGCACTATGATGAATGAAGGTGCCAATAAGGGGATTTTGGTTACAACAAGCGGGTACGGTCCAGACGCGTTTGAGTTCGCTAAGGACAAGCCCATCGAACTCATCGAAGGCGGAGGACTGCTTTTCCTCCTCCAAGAGATTGGAGTTGAAGCGCGAATTCTAATGCCCGTGGATTAG
- a CDS encoding AraC family transcriptional regulator: MKEKSIASQRVLFIGRELSISEIADQASVCCAEIISAAEDLGLEVVGPWIFVSHKMPNNSNDRFRIEFCLPVEGDFEEQIEGVRYQLLPALHCIYEDYRGPLSDLFSHGYAKLFEGARAAGCRLTDESREVYHNWQGPDSLDNHIELQFGIV, encoded by the coding sequence ATGAAGGAGAAAAGCATCGCCTCTCAGCGGGTACTTTTCATCGGACGCGAGCTATCCATCTCGGAAATTGCTGACCAAGCGTCAGTATGTTGTGCGGAGATTATTAGCGCGGCCGAAGATCTGGGGCTTGAGGTCGTCGGTCCATGGATTTTCGTTTCCCACAAGATGCCTAACAATTCCAACGACCGTTTTCGGATAGAATTCTGCCTGCCAGTAGAGGGTGACTTCGAAGAGCAGATCGAAGGGGTTCGCTATCAACTGCTACCGGCGTTACATTGCATCTATGAAGATTACCGAGGGCCACTCAGTGACCTCTTTTCCCATGGTTATGCGAAGCTCTTCGAAGGGGCTCGTGCAGCCGGCTGTAGACTAACCGACGAAAGCCGAGAGGTCTATCACAACTGGCAGGGACCAGATTCACTAGATAATCACATAGAACTCCAATTCGGCATCGTCTGA
- a CDS encoding GNAT family N-acetyltransferase: MSNLCPPVFLVSLSSPEEEALCRALRVRDDQSDFIASNAESLEQAADSPWCEPLAIRAMQTGELVGFLMHALDPDENSRWIYRLMIDRNHQGRGYGRAALRALMAHLHTLPGGPGVALGVDPENIGARRLYASEGFVETGEVIDGELIMRRMST; the protein is encoded by the coding sequence ATGTCCAATCTTTGCCCACCGGTGTTTCTTGTTAGCCTCAGCTCGCCAGAGGAAGAAGCACTCTGCCGCGCCCTACGGGTACGCGACGACCAAAGTGATTTTATAGCCAGCAATGCCGAATCGCTGGAACAGGCTGCCGATAGCCCGTGGTGTGAGCCGTTGGCCATACGGGCCATGCAGACTGGTGAGCTAGTCGGTTTCCTGATGCACGCCCTCGATCCGGATGAGAACAGCCGCTGGATCTACCGCCTGATGATTGACCGCAACCACCAGGGCCGCGGTTACGGGCGTGCTGCCCTACGAGCGCTCATGGCACATCTCCACACCTTGCCTGGAGGACCTGGCGTCGCCCTTGGTGTTGACCCCGAGAACATCGGCGCGCGACGTCTCTATGCTTCTGAAGGCTTTGTCGAGACCGGTGAAGTCATTGATGGCGAGTTGATCATGCGACGGATGTCTACGTGA
- a CDS encoding DsbA family oxidoreductase: MHIPPLLAFDFLDPWSWVAQRRLALAMSQVGQPFNVTFQPCRSPLSRAAAGMAYHDFLERRFGTQALIQQSLVAAEMRQLGIEPAFSQIVRLPDTRPALAAVLWLQRSGKPAHHFVESVFEALYCHGQDIGDPAVLKQLLLRERVALSEVVQFMHSDTFSEELQASEATAAAWAGRVIPSLRINGTVVFGAQTPSVLAPMLGFFGAQQE; this comes from the coding sequence ATGCACATTCCCCCGCTCCTGGCGTTCGACTTTCTTGACCCTTGGAGCTGGGTAGCGCAGCGTCGGCTTGCGCTCGCGATGAGCCAGGTCGGGCAACCATTTAACGTCACCTTTCAACCCTGCCGCTCGCCATTGAGCCGTGCCGCCGCTGGCATGGCCTACCACGACTTTCTTGAACGTCGCTTTGGCACCCAGGCGCTGATCCAGCAATCCCTGGTGGCTGCGGAAATGCGCCAGCTTGGCATTGAACCGGCGTTCAGCCAGATCGTCCGCCTGCCCGACACGCGCCCCGCGCTTGCCGCTGTACTGTGGCTGCAGCGTAGCGGGAAACCCGCTCATCACTTTGTGGAAAGTGTCTTCGAAGCCTTGTATTGCCATGGCCAGGACATCGGCGATCCGGCAGTCCTGAAACAGCTGCTGCTGCGAGAGCGAGTAGCTTTGAGCGAAGTCGTGCAATTCATGCACAGCGACACGTTCAGTGAGGAATTGCAGGCCAGCGAAGCCACGGCTGCGGCGTGGGCGGGGCGTGTGATTCCATCTTTGCGCATCAACGGTACGGTGGTATTCGGTGCGCAGACACCGAGTGTTCTGGCGCCGATGCTTGGCTTCTTCGGCGCTCAGCAAGAATGA
- a CDS encoding LysR family transcriptional regulator has translation MDKFLALSMFVETVRCGGYSAAARKLGVATSSVARQVAALEAELGTTLITRSTRQNRLTDLGQAYFDNAVGILDALAAADGMVTDRGSEAKGKLRVSVPVEFGRRLISPHLGRFLASHPELEVSLNLSDERVDLYKDRIDLTVRLGSTVSSEDVICTTIGHFQRWLVASPAYLQRHGAPTQPSELTRHSCMRFDYGGPMRDWLFEVADETVPVAVQGRMQSNNADILRQAAVAGQGVALLADWLVAEDVQQGRLTRLLPEYEVNPVSVNASINIVYLPINRASTRIRAFAHFMKELVSVA, from the coding sequence ATGGACAAGTTTCTCGCCTTGAGCATGTTCGTAGAGACGGTACGTTGCGGTGGCTATTCCGCCGCAGCCCGCAAGCTTGGCGTGGCAACATCGTCCGTGGCGCGGCAGGTTGCAGCATTGGAGGCGGAACTGGGCACCACGCTCATTACCCGCAGCACCCGCCAGAACCGCCTGACCGACCTGGGCCAAGCCTATTTCGACAACGCGGTGGGCATTCTCGATGCGCTCGCTGCAGCCGATGGCATGGTCACCGACAGGGGCAGCGAAGCGAAGGGCAAGCTGCGGGTCAGCGTGCCGGTGGAGTTCGGCCGACGCTTGATTTCCCCCCACCTGGGGCGTTTTCTGGCGAGCCATCCGGAGCTGGAGGTCAGCCTCAACCTCAGCGACGAGCGCGTGGACCTTTACAAGGACCGTATCGACCTGACCGTGCGCCTGGGGTCGACGGTCTCCAGCGAGGACGTGATCTGCACCACCATCGGTCATTTCCAGCGTTGGCTGGTGGCCAGCCCGGCCTATCTGCAGCGGCACGGTGCGCCGACGCAACCGAGCGAACTCACCCGGCATTCCTGCATGCGCTTCGATTACGGCGGGCCGATGCGCGACTGGCTGTTCGAGGTGGCTGACGAGACAGTGCCCGTCGCGGTGCAGGGCCGGATGCAGAGCAACAATGCCGACATTCTCAGGCAGGCAGCGGTCGCCGGGCAGGGCGTTGCGCTGCTGGCCGACTGGCTGGTTGCCGAGGATGTGCAACAGGGCCGGCTCACCCGCTTGCTGCCTGAATATGAAGTGAACCCGGTATCAGTCAATGCCTCGATCAATATCGTCTACCTGCCGATCAATCGCGCCTCGACGCGTATCAGGGCCTTTGCGCATTTCATGAAAGAGCTGGTCAGTGTTGCCTAG
- a CDS encoding cytochrome c, producing MSHRKRWALAAMALGVGGLAAALGLMWRPAIDPIERPMVFEPAQIARGAQVVTAGDCAVCHTRPGGKYLAGGLPLVTPFGTLYSTNITPDAQTGIGKWPLEAFQRAMRDGISRDGHFLYPAFPYTHYRLLDDQDLADAYAYLMSGPPAYAPATPNRMKFPMNLRPLVAGWNLLFLHSAPFAPTAQASAQWDRGRYLVEGAGHCGGCHTPLNLLGAEKAGQALAGGVVDGWAAPSLLGLASRETPWTQAQLVDYLQAKVVDGHGTAAGPMRPVSQELARLPRADVDAMAEYLLSLPAPPHPPATLETKAAATADSTRLGGDLFQAACAGCHGAAAPMRSIDGRPALTATSSVQAPAPRNFIKTVLEGIAPTPGEPGPAMPPFAVSLNDQQLAALAAFVRGQAAPDRPWRDLHSTIQALREETP from the coding sequence ATGTCGCACAGGAAGCGTTGGGCATTGGCAGCGATGGCGCTGGGCGTGGGCGGGCTAGCCGCAGCGCTCGGGTTGATGTGGCGACCGGCCATCGACCCGATCGAGCGGCCGATGGTGTTCGAACCCGCGCAGATCGCGCGCGGTGCCCAGGTAGTCACCGCCGGCGACTGCGCGGTTTGCCATACGCGTCCTGGTGGCAAGTACCTCGCGGGCGGCCTGCCACTGGTGACACCGTTTGGCACGCTGTACAGCACCAACATCACGCCTGATGCCCAGACCGGTATCGGCAAGTGGCCACTCGAAGCGTTCCAGCGCGCCATGCGCGACGGGATTTCCCGCGATGGGCATTTCCTCTACCCGGCCTTCCCCTACACGCATTACCGGCTGCTCGACGATCAGGACCTGGCGGACGCCTATGCCTACCTGATGAGCGGGCCACCGGCGTACGCGCCTGCAACCCCCAACCGCATGAAGTTCCCGATGAACCTTCGCCCGCTGGTCGCGGGCTGGAACCTGCTGTTCCTGCATTCAGCGCCGTTCGCACCGACAGCGCAGGCATCGGCGCAGTGGGACCGTGGCCGCTACCTGGTAGAAGGCGCGGGCCACTGCGGCGGATGCCATACCCCGTTGAACCTGCTGGGTGCCGAGAAAGCGGGCCAGGCGCTTGCCGGTGGCGTGGTTGACGGCTGGGCGGCTCCTTCCCTGCTCGGCCTGGCCAGTCGCGAAACACCCTGGACCCAAGCCCAGCTGGTGGACTACCTGCAAGCCAAGGTCGTCGACGGCCATGGCACTGCGGCCGGCCCCATGCGTCCGGTCAGCCAGGAACTCGCGCGGCTGCCTCGGGCCGACGTCGACGCCATGGCGGAGTACCTGCTGAGTTTGCCGGCGCCCCCTCATCCACCAGCCACGCTCGAAACGAAGGCGGCGGCCACGGCCGACTCGACCCGCCTCGGCGGTGATCTGTTCCAGGCCGCATGCGCGGGTTGCCACGGCGCGGCCGCCCCGATGCGCAGTATCGACGGCAGGCCAGCGTTGACCGCGACGTCCTCGGTGCAAGCCCCGGCGCCACGCAACTTCATCAAGACGGTACTGGAAGGCATTGCCCCCACACCCGGTGAGCCCGGCCCGGCGATGCCGCCCTTCGCGGTCAGCCTGAACGACCAGCAGCTCGCCGCCCTGGCGGCCTTCGTCCGTGGCCAAGCCGCCCCGGATCGGCCGTGGAGGGATTTGCATTCGACTATTCAGGCTCTGCGCGAGGAGACCCCATGA
- a CDS encoding (2Fe-2S)-binding protein, translating to MSNVNLTVNGKLHSLDIDPDMPLLYALRNHLELNGAKYGCGLGQCGACTVIVDDQPVFSCVTPCAGMQGRNVRTVESLGTPERPGPLQQAFIDTQAAQCGYCIAGMIMRAQALLEQNPRPDAATIRAHMASNLCRCGTHLRIIEAITRVVENGGLHVVHN from the coding sequence ATGAGCAACGTGAACCTTACAGTCAACGGCAAGTTGCATAGCCTGGATATCGATCCGGACATGCCGCTGCTCTATGCCTTGCGCAACCACCTGGAACTCAACGGCGCCAAGTATGGCTGCGGGCTGGGCCAGTGCGGCGCCTGCACCGTCATCGTCGACGACCAGCCGGTATTCTCCTGCGTGACCCCGTGTGCAGGCATGCAAGGCCGCAACGTGCGGACCGTGGAGAGCCTGGGCACACCTGAACGGCCAGGCCCGCTGCAACAAGCCTTCATCGATACCCAGGCCGCACAGTGCGGCTACTGCATCGCCGGGATGATCATGCGCGCCCAAGCCTTGCTGGAGCAGAATCCGCGGCCCGACGCAGCCACCATCCGCGCGCACATGGCCAGCAACCTGTGTCGCTGCGGCACGCATCTGCGAATCATCGAAGCGATCACCCGCGTCGTCGAAAACGGTGGCCTCCATGTCGTCCACAACTGA